A single window of Sporosarcina sp. FSL W7-1349 DNA harbors:
- a CDS encoding IscS subfamily cysteine desulfurase, with protein sequence MYYFDYAASTPLLPAASQVFCTLSERCFGNTSSLHDFGGEAQNVLAYARTELAQLIGVEDDGIYFTGGGTEGNLLALISLAMAHQHRGRHIITSAGEHPSVDSAMDYLKAQGFSVTTIPFDSSGTVDLDKLAQAIREDTILLSVQHINPEIGTIQPIEEIAGLIAGRGILFHSDCVQSFGKVDLRLLAKWVDAITVSSHKIYGPKGVGAVYIHPKHRYSPVFPGAVHEGGFRGGTVNVPGIAAFVTAAKIAVDEEIGNPAYLSMRQVFYDKIKDAQELFTLYEAAGQERQLSQIIGLGVHHVEGQLIMLELNRHGFAISTGSACQVGQQHASKTMVAMEIDPQTAKGFIRISFGRDTTVESVDLLAARLIEAARRLSPYIIG encoded by the coding sequence ATGTATTATTTCGACTATGCGGCGAGTACGCCTTTACTCCCCGCCGCTTCACAAGTGTTCTGTACATTATCGGAACGTTGCTTCGGGAACACGAGCAGTCTTCATGACTTTGGAGGAGAAGCGCAAAACGTCCTTGCTTACGCAAGGACGGAATTGGCGCAGCTGATCGGGGTCGAAGATGATGGAATTTATTTTACGGGTGGTGGAACGGAAGGAAATTTGCTTGCACTCATTTCTTTGGCCATGGCTCATCAGCATCGCGGCCGACATATCATAACGTCCGCAGGAGAACACCCCTCCGTCGATTCGGCAATGGATTATTTGAAAGCGCAAGGTTTTTCTGTGACGACCATCCCCTTTGACTCGAGCGGAACTGTCGATTTGGACAAGTTGGCACAGGCGATCCGGGAAGATACGATTTTACTATCCGTTCAGCATATCAATCCGGAAATTGGGACCATCCAACCGATTGAAGAAATTGCCGGGTTGATTGCGGGACGGGGAATTTTATTTCATAGTGATTGTGTCCAATCATTCGGCAAAGTGGACTTGCGGCTTTTGGCGAAATGGGTCGATGCGATAACGGTGTCCAGTCATAAAATATATGGACCAAAAGGGGTCGGCGCGGTGTACATCCATCCGAAACATCGCTATTCCCCCGTCTTTCCGGGAGCCGTCCATGAAGGTGGATTTCGGGGTGGTACGGTGAATGTGCCAGGAATCGCCGCTTTCGTCACCGCGGCGAAAATTGCAGTAGACGAGGAAATCGGAAACCCAGCCTATCTTTCAATGCGGCAAGTGTTTTATGATAAAATAAAGGATGCACAGGAACTTTTCACATTATATGAAGCCGCCGGGCAGGAGAGGCAGCTTTCGCAGATCATCGGGCTTGGCGTCCACCATGTCGAAGGGCAGCTGATCATGCTGGAGCTCAACCGCCACGGATTTGCGATTTCTACAGGAAGCGCGTGCCAAGTCGGGCAGCAGCATGCGTCCAAAACGATGGTCGCGATGGAAATCGACCCACAAACCGCGAAAGGATTCATTCGAATTTCATTCGGCAGGGACACGACAGTGGAAAGCGTCGATTTGCTAGCGGCCCGCTTGATCGAAGCGGCCCGGCGGCTTAGCCCATATATCATAGGATAG
- a CDS encoding transcription repressor NadR: MEMNDNGKVLGEERREMILETLRKSDRPMTGRELGEMTSVSRQVIVSDVTLLKARNEPIIATNQGYLYLHAQAAPQKIEKTIVCRHRPEQTEEELNLLVDNGVTVKDVKIEHPVYGDLSASIMVSNRKEVQAFIQEINESNAIYLSKLAEGGIHLHTVIADNEEQIRDAEEALRKAGMLVE, encoded by the coding sequence ATGGAAATGAATGATAACGGTAAAGTGCTCGGAGAAGAACGGCGTGAAATGATCCTTGAAACATTGCGAAAATCGGATCGGCCGATGACGGGCCGGGAACTGGGCGAGATGACAAGCGTCAGCCGTCAAGTGATCGTCAGCGATGTCACGCTGTTGAAAGCGAGAAACGAGCCGATCATCGCAACGAATCAAGGCTATCTCTATCTCCATGCACAAGCCGCTCCCCAGAAAATCGAAAAGACGATCGTTTGCCGGCACAGGCCGGAGCAGACGGAGGAGGAACTGAATCTCCTCGTCGATAACGGCGTCACCGTGAAAGACGTTAAGATCGAACATCCCGTCTACGGCGATTTGAGTGCTTCCATCATGGTATCGAACCGGAAAGAAGTGCAAGCATTCATCCAGGAAATCAATGAATCGAACGCAATTTATCTTTCGAAACTGGCGGAAGGCGGCATCCACCTCCACACAGTAATAGCGGACAACGAGGAGCAAATCCGGGATGCGGAAGAGGCGTTGCGAAAAGCAGGAATGCTCGTTGAATGA
- a CDS encoding DUF2500 domain-containing protein, producing MGFNAFDHFMLSNGSIIFGAIFAIAIIGFLFILGRGIGEWNKNNQSPKLTVPAEVVTKRSRTSGSHRNASASTWYYVTFQVQSGDRMEFNVRGNEYGMLAEGDIGMLTFQGTRYLEFERVQSDAMG from the coding sequence ATGGGATTCAATGCGTTCGATCATTTCATGTTATCCAACGGATCTATTATCTTTGGGGCAATTTTTGCAATTGCCATCATCGGATTTTTATTCATTTTAGGTAGAGGGATCGGTGAATGGAACAAAAATAACCAATCCCCTAAATTGACGGTACCTGCCGAAGTCGTGACGAAACGATCCAGAACATCGGGAAGCCACAGAAATGCCTCCGCTAGCACATGGTATTATGTCACATTTCAAGTGCAAAGCGGTGACCGGATGGAATTCAATGTGAGGGGAAATGAATATGGCATGTTGGCGGAAGGTGATATCGGGATGCTGACTTTTCAAGGAACCCGCTACTTGGAATTCGAACGAGTGCAAAGCGATGCAATGGGATGA
- a CDS encoding cold-shock protein → MYQGKVKWFSNEKGYGFIEADDGEDVFVHFTGIMSEGFKTLDEGQTVSFEIIEGNRGPQAANVLKMDNE, encoded by the coding sequence ATGTACCAGGGAAAAGTCAAATGGTTCAGTAATGAAAAGGGTTATGGTTTCATCGAAGCGGATGACGGAGAAGATGTGTTTGTCCACTTTACCGGTATTATGTCCGAAGGATTTAAAACGCTCGACGAAGGGCAAACCGTTTCTTTCGAAATCATTGAGGGGAACCGTGGTCCCCAAGCGGCGAATGTCTTGAAAATGGATAATGAGTGA
- a CDS encoding zinc-finger domain-containing protein — protein MDKVSVMTEINEMLDTFCQDCFVKKQLIKDNGKTQAHKFCITTCTVGEQLQFLGSEMNKITK, from the coding sequence ATGGACAAAGTAAGTGTCATGACCGAAATTAATGAAATGCTCGATACCTTTTGCCAAGATTGCTTTGTAAAGAAACAATTGATTAAAGATAACGGAAAGACGCAGGCCCATAAATTTTGCATAACGACATGTACGGTGGGGGAACAATTGCAGTTCCTTGGTTCGGAAATGAATAAAATCACAAAATAA
- a CDS encoding ribonuclease HI family protein has translation MIELYVDGASAGNPGKSGIGVYIKGEGHQIRISEPIEPTDNHTAEFQALLRGLEEAAQLTTGMVAAKSDSQIVVQAVEKEFVKNGKHQAYLARILEITKGFDYFFIKWIPDEQNKAADALARQALRKDGKGMN, from the coding sequence ATGATTGAATTATACGTCGATGGAGCGAGCGCCGGAAATCCCGGAAAAAGCGGCATCGGAGTCTATATTAAAGGCGAAGGGCACCAAATCCGCATTTCCGAACCGATTGAGCCGACCGACAACCATACCGCGGAATTCCAAGCCTTGCTGCGGGGCCTGGAAGAGGCGGCCCAGTTGACGACGGGCATGGTCGCGGCGAAGTCCGATTCACAAATCGTCGTCCAGGCAGTGGAAAAGGAGTTTGTCAAAAATGGGAAACACCAAGCTTATTTAGCCCGGATCTTGGAGATTACAAAAGGCTTCGATTATTTTTTCATCAAATGGATTCCCGACGAACAGAATAAAGCGGCTGACGCTCTCGCGCGGCAGGCGTTGCGAAAAGACGGAAAAGGCATGAATTGA
- a CDS encoding metallophosphoesterase family protein, with amino-acid sequence MKYALLGDIHSSKEDLDAVLDDIEAKAPDAIRVGTGDLFECTISKKDVKGQTYTKMEDVMLLPDGFEELLTFLSVRGNQEERILQLTETADVLREKLATMPETFSLSEAEIVHGHQWQWGGEPWSLIRADVERTPVFYGHSHKSGLRRRGVETPIEFGTPYPVTGEEVLVNVGAVVGDREWALYDLADQTVTFMKA; translated from the coding sequence ATGAAATATGCGTTGCTGGGAGATATCCATTCTTCCAAAGAAGACCTGGATGCCGTGCTGGACGACATCGAAGCAAAAGCGCCCGACGCAATCCGGGTTGGAACAGGCGATTTGTTCGAATGTACAATCAGTAAGAAGGATGTCAAAGGGCAGACTTACACGAAAATGGAGGACGTCATGCTTTTGCCGGATGGGTTTGAGGAGTTGCTGACTTTCCTGTCCGTCCGGGGGAATCAGGAGGAGCGGATCCTCCAGTTGACCGAGACGGCTGACGTCCTTCGTGAAAAGTTGGCAACCATGCCTGAGACATTTTCGCTCAGTGAAGCAGAAATCGTCCATGGCCATCAATGGCAATGGGGCGGGGAACCTTGGTCGCTGATCCGGGCGGATGTCGAGCGAACCCCAGTATTCTACGGCCATAGCCACAAGTCCGGACTGCGACGCAGAGGAGTGGAAACGCCGATCGAGTTCGGGACGCCGTACCCGGTTACTGGGGAAGAAGTCCTCGTAAACGTTGGAGCGGTTGTCGGTGACCGAGAATGGGCGTTGTATGATTTGGCGGATCAGACAGTCACCTTTATGAAAGCATAA
- a CDS encoding sulfurtransferase → MFVSVDEVNSEQAKWIDARFSLQDSGEGRRQYGESHISGAVYWDLEEDLSDMSKKAGRHPMPEKEALTELFRRSGLNRDDLIIVYDQGGSPFAPRAWWFLHYAGFQNAVIAIEGFEELRTKGIPVDDVEAKPVRTDVQPDWNEELYASREFVERTVASRTDSRLVDARAAERYRGEVEPLDPVAGRIPGALNFDWEQLKQDGRFRADDTLRNQLAAIVDPTEEVTVYCGSGVTAAPLYAMLRQVDYPNVRLYVGSYSDWISKEDAPVEKG, encoded by the coding sequence GTGTTCGTTTCTGTAGATGAGGTGAATTCGGAACAGGCTAAATGGATCGATGCGCGTTTTTCCTTGCAAGATAGTGGGGAAGGCAGGCGGCAATACGGGGAGAGTCATATCTCGGGTGCAGTGTATTGGGACTTGGAGGAGGATCTATCCGATATGTCAAAGAAAGCCGGGCGCCATCCGATGCCGGAGAAAGAGGCGTTGACGGAGCTGTTCAGGAGGAGCGGGCTGAATAGGGATGATCTGATCATTGTCTACGACCAAGGAGGGAGCCCTTTTGCGCCCCGTGCTTGGTGGTTCCTCCACTATGCGGGATTCCAAAACGCGGTCATCGCAATCGAAGGGTTTGAAGAGCTGCGCACGAAAGGGATTCCGGTTGATGACGTGGAGGCGAAACCTGTGCGCACCGATGTGCAGCCGGATTGGAATGAAGAGCTGTATGCCTCACGGGAATTCGTGGAACGGACGGTGGCGAGCCGGACGGATAGCCGATTGGTTGACGCCCGGGCTGCGGAGCGGTATCGGGGTGAAGTCGAGCCGCTCGACCCGGTAGCCGGCCGCATTCCCGGCGCACTGAATTTCGACTGGGAACAGTTGAAGCAAGACGGTCGCTTCCGTGCAGACGATACACTGCGGAACCAATTGGCAGCCATCGTCGATCCTACGGAGGAAGTGACGGTCTACTGCGGCAGCGGTGTAACTGCCGCTCCGCTCTATGCGATGCTTAGACAGGTAGATTATCCAAATGTCCGTCTCTATGTCGGAAGTTACAGCGATTGGATTTCAAAAGAGGATGCGCCCGTCGAGAAGGGATAA
- a CDS encoding dynamin family protein: MSEIEKLIQQTVLLGQLFKENDDEERFNKTALFAEKLLRQEYTIGFAGHFSAGKSSMINALTGGDLLPSSPIPTSANIVKVTKTDTDYAIIHYTDGKAVKYNGHGFPNALKKFSKDGAAVALIEIGHTESNLPEGITVMDTPGVDSTDDAHRLSTESALHLADIVFYTMDYNHVQSELNFRFTKELMRYNENVYLIINQIDKHRESELSFEAFQQSVEDSFKMWGVIPKGIFFTSLKRTDLPENDFEQVKAIVEGSMENWKEQLAANAEQTLLKLKDEHIQFLKDEMEERKNNFSEIVSEEEWSQREELAEEAADAKNMLGRLSGDGFAIAFEKERDSLLQSSAITPYETRELLKDYLESLSPRFKVGFLFGAKKTAEEREHRQQALADNMAKLVHTQIEVHLKTLMKKSLKEAGILTDDRSLAIDNLDLSVPFSDIEKEFQVSETITGDAILNYSDRMRSAIHLAFRRMVEPWKNEMAAIASEAGNEKTGMLEQKSRRLEEKLFAIDQVEEVGKRLATLETNLTTPSKQAIEQSDSLLRQWQDKEVIEMAEYEELDDTEQVVPDQESRQDDRKAIVLTGEASDSGSVIDHAIHVAQSVERIPGFQEMSQYLKRKADRLEGQEFTVALFGAFSAGKSSFSNALIGEKVLPVSPNPTTAAINRIKPVEPGKADDTADVLLKTEERMTEDVCRSFEEVGIRVATLDEAFLKAEEALTIELADENLHIHKAFIAAFQKGYPVYRDTLGSTLNVEREEFVRFVAEEDRSCFVESIDFYFDCELTRKGITLVDTPGADSINARHTDVAFDYIRNADAILFVTYYNHAFARADREFLVQLGRVKDAFELDKMFFIVNAIDLASDEEEAEAVKTFVAEELHKFGIRKPRVHGISSLRALEAKLDGQSDPLMGAFEEKFHHFLEHDLKGLAVQALEEETVKTIERLASLITRTETNMKRKAERLTELDRLEGEIRQHFSYNFAEVWTKAAHNELGELIYYILQRVFLRFFDFFKESYNPSVFANYSTDRALKHALAETVQMVGFDLTQELKVTNLRMLNFMVKQLKDRQRQENAVLLEKDGSFAPAPYEPQDAEMLSFDMPYPDPDVYNSVNKLFKNPKSFFERGDRDVLKEKLEELMKQDAAIYLGKEKEKLEKWADAWIDSEAEGLRQHLLKQSLDQIASERTLLSATEALGEWRAIYEKLRLEELV; encoded by the coding sequence ATGTCAGAGATAGAAAAATTGATACAGCAAACGGTTTTACTTGGACAATTATTCAAAGAGAACGACGATGAAGAGCGGTTCAACAAGACCGCGCTGTTTGCGGAGAAGTTGCTCCGCCAGGAATATACCATCGGCTTCGCCGGCCATTTTTCTGCCGGGAAGTCGTCGATGATCAATGCGCTCACTGGAGGGGATCTTTTACCATCGAGCCCGATTCCGACTAGCGCCAATATCGTTAAAGTGACGAAGACGGACACTGATTATGCCATTATTCACTACACGGACGGCAAAGCGGTGAAGTATAACGGACACGGATTCCCGAATGCGTTGAAGAAGTTCAGTAAGGATGGAGCCGCGGTGGCGCTCATTGAAATCGGTCATACGGAATCGAATTTGCCGGAGGGCATCACGGTGATGGATACGCCGGGCGTCGACTCGACGGATGATGCCCACCGCCTGTCGACCGAATCGGCCCTTCATTTAGCGGATATCGTCTTTTATACGATGGATTACAACCATGTCCAGTCGGAGTTGAATTTCCGTTTCACAAAGGAACTGATGCGCTATAACGAAAATGTCTATTTGATCATCAATCAGATCGACAAGCATCGGGAGAGCGAATTATCGTTCGAGGCATTCCAGCAGTCCGTTGAGGATTCATTCAAAATGTGGGGAGTTATTCCGAAAGGGATATTCTTTACGTCACTGAAGCGGACAGATTTGCCGGAGAATGACTTTGAACAAGTGAAAGCGATTGTCGAAGGCTCCATGGAGAACTGGAAGGAGCAACTTGCGGCGAATGCGGAACAGACGCTGTTGAAATTAAAAGATGAACATATCCAGTTTTTGAAGGACGAAATGGAAGAACGGAAGAACAACTTCTCGGAAATCGTGTCGGAGGAGGAGTGGTCGCAGCGGGAGGAATTGGCGGAAGAGGCAGCGGACGCCAAGAACATGCTCGGGCGCCTATCGGGTGACGGGTTTGCGATTGCATTCGAGAAAGAACGCGATAGCCTGCTGCAAAGTTCCGCCATCACTCCCTATGAGACGCGCGAATTGTTGAAGGATTATTTGGAGTCGCTATCCCCCCGGTTTAAAGTGGGATTCCTTTTCGGCGCAAAGAAAACGGCCGAGGAGCGGGAACACCGGCAGCAAGCGTTGGCGGATAATATGGCGAAGCTCGTTCATACACAAATCGAAGTCCATCTGAAAACATTGATGAAGAAATCATTGAAGGAAGCGGGAATCTTGACGGACGACCGCTCCCTTGCCATCGATAATCTGGATTTGTCCGTTCCATTCAGCGATATCGAGAAAGAGTTCCAAGTATCGGAGACGATCACGGGTGACGCGATATTGAATTATTCGGATCGCATGAGATCCGCCATCCATCTCGCTTTCCGCCGGATGGTCGAACCGTGGAAAAACGAAATGGCCGCTATCGCTTCCGAAGCGGGAAATGAAAAGACAGGAATGCTGGAACAGAAATCACGCCGGCTCGAAGAGAAATTGTTCGCCATCGACCAAGTGGAAGAGGTCGGGAAACGTCTCGCAACATTGGAGACGAACCTGACAACTCCATCCAAACAAGCCATTGAGCAGAGCGATTCGCTGCTCCGTCAATGGCAAGACAAAGAAGTCATCGAAATGGCCGAATATGAAGAACTTGACGACACGGAACAAGTTGTACCTGATCAGGAAAGTCGTCAGGATGATCGGAAAGCCATCGTGTTGACAGGGGAGGCTTCCGATTCAGGATCGGTGATCGATCATGCGATACATGTTGCCCAGTCGGTCGAACGGATTCCAGGATTCCAAGAGATGTCCCAGTATTTGAAACGAAAAGCGGATCGTTTGGAAGGGCAGGAATTCACCGTTGCCTTGTTCGGTGCCTTCAGTGCCGGAAAATCCTCTTTTTCCAACGCATTGATTGGAGAAAAAGTGCTGCCGGTTTCCCCGAACCCGACAACGGCTGCCATCAACCGCATCAAGCCGGTCGAACCGGGCAAAGCGGACGACACCGCAGATGTTTTATTGAAAACGGAAGAGCGGATGACGGAGGATGTCTGCCGGTCATTCGAAGAAGTGGGAATCCGAGTTGCTACATTGGATGAGGCTTTCTTGAAAGCGGAGGAGGCGCTGACGATCGAGTTGGCGGATGAAAATCTCCACATCCATAAAGCGTTCATCGCGGCGTTTCAGAAGGGCTATCCGGTGTATCGCGATACACTGGGTTCGACGCTCAATGTGGAACGGGAAGAGTTCGTCCGCTTCGTCGCCGAAGAAGACCGCAGCTGCTTTGTCGAGTCGATCGATTTCTATTTCGATTGTGAACTGACACGCAAAGGGATCACGCTTGTCGATACGCCGGGAGCTGATTCGATCAATGCCCGTCATACCGATGTCGCATTCGATTATATCCGCAATGCGGACGCCATTTTGTTCGTTACGTATTACAATCATGCGTTTGCACGGGCAGACCGGGAATTCCTTGTCCAATTGGGCCGGGTGAAAGATGCATTTGAGTTAGATAAGATGTTCTTCATCGTCAATGCAATTGATCTTGCTAGCGATGAGGAAGAAGCGGAAGCTGTCAAGACGTTCGTCGCCGAGGAATTGCATAAGTTCGGCATCCGCAAGCCCCGTGTGCATGGCATTTCGAGCTTGCGTGCACTCGAAGCGAAATTGGATGGGCAAAGCGACCCGCTCATGGGCGCATTCGAGGAGAAATTCCATCATTTCTTAGAGCATGACTTGAAAGGCTTGGCCGTTCAGGCATTGGAAGAAGAGACTGTGAAGACGATCGAGCGTCTTGCCTCCCTCATCACGCGGACCGAGACGAATATGAAACGGAAAGCGGAGCGTCTGACAGAATTGGATCGTCTGGAAGGGGAAATCCGACAGCACTTCTCCTATAATTTTGCGGAAGTGTGGACGAAAGCAGCCCATAATGAGTTGGGCGAATTGATCTACTATATTTTGCAGCGGGTGTTTCTCCGATTCTTCGATTTCTTCAAGGAATCGTACAATCCATCCGTATTTGCAAATTACTCAACGGATCGGGCGTTGAAGCATGCTCTTGCGGAAACGGTGCAGATGGTCGGGTTTGATTTGACCCAGGAGCTGAAAGTGACGAATCTCCGGATGCTGAATTTCATGGTGAAGCAATTGAAAGACAGGCAGCGCCAGGAAAATGCGGTGTTGCTGGAGAAGGACGGATCATTCGCACCGGCGCCATATGAGCCGCAGGATGCCGAGATGCTGTCATTCGACATGCCGTATCCGGATCCGGATGTCTACAACAGTGTCAATAAGCTGTTCAAAAATCCAAAATCGTTCTTCGAAAGAGGCGATCGGGATGTGCTGAAGGAAAAGCTAGAGGAACTGATGAAGCAGGATGCCGCCATCTATCTCGGGAAAGAGAAGGAGAAATTGGAGAAATGGGCGGATGCGTGGATTGACAGTGAGGCGGAAGGACTTCGTCAACATTTATTGAAACAAAGCTTGGATCAGATCGCTTCCGAGCGTACGTTGCTGTCAGCGACGGAAGCGCTCGGCGAATGGCGTGCCATTTACGAAAAACTGCGGTTGGAGGAGTTGGTTTGA
- a CDS encoding chemotaxis protein CheX: protein MSTTSKNVQMILNGTISSLSTVIPVKLDVLPPSMTVQPYVQKELSVLIGLVGDIKGRLLIDASEKAIDLIGQAMFGMKIEGEMVESFTGELGNMVAGNLCTALENEGVQLDISPPTVMTGQTKMYGFKQAFNLPIQLEGGTMLTILLTIDEE from the coding sequence ATGAGTACGACATCCAAAAACGTACAGATGATCTTAAATGGGACGATTTCATCCTTATCGACCGTCATCCCGGTCAAACTGGATGTCCTTCCTCCATCCATGACTGTCCAGCCATATGTACAAAAAGAATTGAGCGTTTTGATTGGCTTGGTCGGCGACATCAAGGGCAGGCTTTTGATCGATGCTTCTGAAAAAGCGATCGATTTGATCGGCCAGGCGATGTTCGGCATGAAAATCGAAGGGGAAATGGTGGAGTCGTTCACTGGGGAACTGGGAAATATGGTCGCCGGTAACTTATGTACTGCGCTCGAAAACGAGGGAGTGCAACTCGACATCTCCCCGCCAACCGTAATGACGGGGCAAACGAAGATGTACGGCTTCAAACAAGCTTTCAATCTACCGATTCAACTCGAAGGCGGCACGATGCTGACCATTTTGCTG